Genomic segment of Aliarcobacter trophiarum LMG 25534:
AACTATTGGTATAGCTACCAATATATACATAATATTTGTCCAAACTGAAACAAAAGATATAAGAGCTAAAACTGAAATTAAAGGCAAAATCGGAACACCAAAAAGCATTGCTGGTCTAGTCATACCTTTAAAAAGGATTTCAACTTGTTTTGCCATAGTTCAAACCTTTTTTAGCTTACAAAAGAAGCAAAAGCTCCACCAATTGCAGAAGCAGAAGCTAATAAACCAGCTCCAACAATAATTTTTGTCATTTCATCAATTGGTCGCCCTTGGTGCATAACTTTAAAAGCTACATAAGCAATTAAAATTGTTATAGTAATACCAGCAACAGCGAACAAAGCTAATTTTATAGCTTCCATAACATTAAATGCACCATCTGTATTAATTGCACTTGCAAAAACTAAGTTTGGTAACACCAACAACATTAACATCAACACTAAATTGATTTTTTTCTTTCCTAACATCTTATTTTCCTTTTTTGTGATTTTAGAACTTGAAAAAATTGATCCACTAAAGATGGATTATATTTTCAAGTTCTATTTAACTTTGTTTAATTCTAAATCACTAAACATAGAGAATATAGAACTAAATCAAATTAAACTTAGT
This window contains:
- a CDS encoding TrbC/VirB2 family protein, with translation MLGKKKINLVLMLMLLVLPNLVFASAINTDGAFNVMEAIKLALFAVAGITITILIAYVAFKVMHQGRPIDEMTKIIVGAGLLASASAIGGAFASFVS